The nucleotide window tttcagctatcaacgccaccacatgatgcatgattaaccgtcctcatcttttaacgttattttcacgaaattagtaaaataacgttaaattagtgcactttcacttttgccccctgatggcccacacatatatacattatatgcgcataccgcaagcggggcatttcatccggctcgttaactccgtcaatttttctccgttaagttaggggtatttccatcttttttgttaacttaaaggcaATTCGGTGTAACGGATTCGATCAGGGTAttttaaatgcttgtacataaagtgaaaaagaccgaaaatggcaagatttcaaaccttttggatacagatgtggaaaaacaaacctttggaggAAAGTCGCAAAACTAACCAAACCTCAAGggcgaaaatggcattttactcttaaagATATTTCAGCATAACATGAACATAGATAGATGACTTACCATGGTGGCAAATGCAACTGAAATAAAAACAAGGGATGCATTGCTCAAGTTGATATCCAATGCTTTTGCAAAAGCCGTGGGTACAACTGTGAAAGGCAAAATCCCTCTGTATCATTAGTTATTAGAAAAGTTAGCTGAATTAGCAACAGGTAGGAAGAACAAGGACTTATATTTACATCAAACGTTCTGGCATAATATAAAATAAACCTATTGTTTAAGAGCACCTtataaaaactaaaaagtaaCCATTTGATTTTCTAAAATAGTGTCAAGAAAGCCACACAACACTCAGAAAGATGACAATAACAACACTTTAAAGTGTATAAAGTAATCATTTGCTCATCTCAAATAGCACAAGAAGTTTATTACATCTATGATATCAACAAAATGGGACCCTATTTTCTTTTTGAGACTTCTAAACAGCTTTTTCGTTCAAACATTAAAAGAGGGTACCCACTTACTTCTCCCAGCCAAGCTTCCTGTTTCTCATTTTCATCTTTAGCTTTACATGCTCTAATTAAGCTCCCTTTCACAATCTTTTAGCCGCCATTTGCTCATTCACACCCAGTTAAAATCGATTTAAGTTGCTCATTGACCTTCCTTTGCATCATGTACACAGCAATCCTCAACTGTTAAAAAGATAAGGCACAATGATAAAACTCTTTTAAGTTAATTAATATGTGGCTGAAGAAAAGGAGATTCTTTTGAAGAGTAATCCCATAGGAACCCAAATACATTCAACCTTTCATCTCACAAAAAGAGGGTATACAAATTTAGATACACATTTAAAGAATCTACCAACTATATGAAAAAAAGGGGTTTAGCGATTTGCCCTAATATACCTGAACCCACAACGATCTTGCGTCTTCGTCTCAAACACAGAACTACGTGATGGATATTTAGGGCTTCTATACACAAAAACAAAATCCTACCATAAAATTAACAGCAACAACTGCATGCAGTACCTGGACATGGGATCTTGCCCTCCTTTGTACTCAACTGACACAGAGATTAGGGCTCTCAATTTCTTCTCTATCTTCTTTTGCTTGAGATGCTTAAAGAGAGTACGtctgaattttttttatttttttgcttGGGATACAGAAAGATAATGAGAGGAACaatgcattttgaatctttaattaCAGAAAGAAAAGGGAAGAAGACGGTGGAAACCATGAAATCGAGGGGTAGAGGAGAGGAGATGGTTTTGTTCAGATCTAAAAATGTTAGGGCCTTTGGAAATTTGAAATCCCGCCCATGAGTTTTCAGGTATTTGAAAGGTACTGAAATCCCGCCCAGAAGTTTTCCAGG belongs to Helianthus annuus cultivar XRQ/B chromosome 5, HanXRQr2.0-SUNRISE, whole genome shotgun sequence and includes:
- the LOC110939597 gene encoding probable sugar phosphate/phosphate translocator At1g06470 yields the protein MKMRNRKLGWEKGILPFTVVPTAFAKALDINLSNASLVFISVAFATMCKSASPIFLLIFAFAFRRFTPGCRSYVGSVKFIWKENHY